The following are encoded in a window of Pseudomonas graminis genomic DNA:
- a CDS encoding phosphodiesterase encodes MLIAHLSDLHIRPQGMLYQGLVDSNTMCEQAIAHLNKLLPRPDVVIITGDLVDEGLPQEYAMARELLAGIEQPLLMIPGNHDDRTLMGSTFSQPYLSSTAGPWHFVADDLGPVRIIGVDVTVPLEHHGDMTEAAGAWLDAALAQEPTRPTLVMLHQPPFLSGIPYIDTYACRNSERLREVVQRYPAIERVVCGHIHRSMQLRFGGTVLCTAPSTTTAIGLALDAEAEEASYVEPPALLLHHWKVDTGLITHWVPIGTFRGPLPFA; translated from the coding sequence GTGCTGATTGCCCACCTTTCCGATCTGCATATCAGGCCGCAAGGCATGCTTTATCAGGGGCTGGTTGATTCAAACACGATGTGCGAGCAAGCCATTGCACACCTGAACAAGCTTTTGCCGCGACCCGATGTCGTGATCATCACCGGCGACCTGGTGGATGAGGGTCTACCGCAAGAGTATGCAATGGCGCGTGAATTGCTGGCCGGCATCGAGCAGCCGTTGTTGATGATTCCCGGGAACCATGATGACCGAACATTAATGGGTTCTACCTTTTCCCAGCCGTATCTCTCTTCAACGGCAGGCCCGTGGCACTTCGTCGCCGATGACCTCGGACCGGTACGGATCATTGGTGTGGATGTGACCGTACCCCTGGAACACCACGGCGACATGACCGAGGCGGCTGGGGCCTGGCTCGATGCGGCACTTGCCCAGGAGCCGACGCGCCCGACTCTGGTCATGCTGCACCAGCCACCGTTCCTCAGTGGCATTCCTTACATCGATACGTATGCCTGCCGGAACTCGGAGCGGCTGCGCGAAGTGGTGCAGCGCTATCCGGCGATCGAACGTGTGGTGTGCGGACACATTCACCGCTCGATGCAATTACGTTTTGGCGGCACAGTCCTCTGCACTGCGCCCAGCACAACGACTGCCATCGGGTTGGCCCTGGATGCAGAGGCTGAAGAGGCGTCGTATGTGGAGCCGCCGGCGTTACTCCTGCATCACTGGAAGGTGGATACCGGTCTGATTACCCACTGGGTGCCCATCGGCACATTCCGCGGGCCACTGCCGTTTGCTTGA